A stretch of the Snodgrassella alvi genome encodes the following:
- the folE2 gene encoding GTP cyclohydrolase FolE2 produces MDTIADVQSSVDKRNMPINQVGVKGLRLPLCIMSAAGEQHTIADLTMTVALPAEQKGTHMSRFVELMQSQQVSIDFSALKELTVNMLQKLQATAGKISMRFPFFRRKQAPVTAISSLLDYEVKLCGEIKDGIYQHTLQVMIPVTSLCPCSKEISAYGAHNQRSHVTVTLQSCEAVMIEEIIDMVEQQGSCQLYGLLKRPDEKYVTEYAYDNPKFVEDMVRDVATALKADPRIQSFTVESENFESIHNHSAYALIQYP; encoded by the coding sequence ATGGACACTATTGCCGATGTGCAAAGCAGTGTTGATAAACGCAATATGCCAATCAATCAGGTTGGAGTGAAGGGCTTACGGCTACCCCTATGTATTATGAGTGCGGCCGGTGAACAACACACAATAGCTGATTTAACCATGACAGTAGCGCTGCCAGCCGAGCAGAAGGGCACGCATATGTCTCGTTTTGTCGAGTTAATGCAATCGCAGCAAGTCAGCATTGATTTTTCGGCGCTCAAAGAGCTTACCGTGAACATGTTGCAGAAGCTACAGGCAACGGCTGGTAAAATCAGTATGCGTTTTCCTTTTTTTCGGCGCAAGCAGGCACCAGTGACGGCTATTTCCAGCCTGCTGGATTACGAAGTGAAGCTCTGTGGGGAGATCAAGGACGGTATTTATCAGCACACGTTGCAGGTAATGATTCCGGTAACTAGCTTATGTCCGTGTAGTAAGGAAATTTCGGCTTACGGTGCACATAATCAGCGCTCACATGTGACAGTTACACTACAATCCTGCGAAGCCGTGATGATTGAAGAAATCATTGATATGGTGGAGCAGCAGGGTTCCTGTCAATTATATGGTCTGCTGAAACGGCCGGATGAAAAATATGTAACTGAATACGCTTACGACAATCCGAAATTTGTTGAGGATATGGTACGTGATGTAGCTACGGCGCTTAAAGCCGACCCGCGCATTCAATCTTTTACCGTAGAAAGCGAAAATTTCGAATCTATTCACAATCACTCGGCCTATGCACTGATACAATACCCCTGA
- a CDS encoding MerR family transcriptional regulator, with protein MAFDDKFLETLIVGIGEVSQITGIPTRQIRYWEDKGIVSSLTNGEGKNRRYNYINIKKMLLIKELLDEGYTLETANLKVVKRMEMIESTMNSLKSIQS; from the coding sequence ATGGCATTTGATGATAAATTTTTAGAAACACTTATTGTGGGTATTGGTGAGGTGTCTCAGATAACAGGAATTCCGACACGGCAAATCCGTTATTGGGAGGACAAAGGTATAGTATCCAGCCTTACAAATGGTGAAGGAAAAAATAGAAGATATAATTATATCAACATAAAAAAAATGCTTTTGATTAAAGAGCTGCTAGATGAAGGCTATACATTAGAGACAGCTAACTTAAAAGTTGTTAAACGTATGGAAATGATTGAATCTACAATGAACTCTTTGAAATCAATTCAATCTTGA
- a CDS encoding DciA family protein, whose amino-acid sequence MNLNQIGQKNKQLQQLLAQSTHWQRLTNCLKQELPATMRPHFNVACVRDGCLVVIAFNSMAASRLRMVLPALLPQLQLIDGTVESVKVKVQPPDLKPELAKRASLGPLARSELARSAEALSHHPELAIALQRLSEKKD is encoded by the coding sequence ATGAATCTGAACCAGATTGGCCAAAAAAATAAGCAACTTCAACAGTTGTTGGCACAGTCTACACATTGGCAACGTTTGACAAACTGTCTCAAGCAAGAATTGCCTGCCACCATGAGACCGCACTTTAATGTAGCTTGTGTGCGCGATGGATGTTTGGTCGTCATCGCCTTTAACAGCATGGCCGCTTCTCGATTACGCATGGTATTACCGGCATTATTACCACAATTACAACTGATTGATGGCACGGTTGAATCAGTTAAAGTTAAAGTGCAACCACCAGATTTAAAGCCTGAATTGGCTAAACGCGCTAGTCTCGGTCCTTTAGCGCGCAGTGAATTGGCGCGTTCAGCTGAGGCTTTGAGCCATCACCCAGAGTTGGCAATTGCATTACAGCGTTTAAGTGAAAAAAAAGACTAA
- a CDS encoding ferredoxin--NADP reductase: protein MQAAEAKFTEETVLWVKYHTPKLLTFAITRPEAYRFSAGQFARLGFRDGAGYIWRAYSIVSAEYAETLEFFVVLIENGPMSARLAQLKAEDTILLDKSAFGFLLPGRFTDGEQLVLLSTGSGIAPFLSMLQQPSVWERFQQIGLVHSVSHANELIFSNYIKELNHHPLVGEYVDRLSYQPVVTRENVTGALHERLPQLLSNGSLAKGLQLDFTPEKTRFMLCGNPSMVADTFQSLLNMGYSMHRNRVPGQIIMENGF, encoded by the coding sequence ATGCAGGCTGCTGAAGCCAAATTTACCGAAGAAACTGTACTGTGGGTAAAATACCATACCCCGAAACTGCTGACTTTTGCCATTACCCGCCCCGAAGCTTATCGCTTCAGTGCCGGCCAGTTTGCGCGATTGGGTTTTCGCGATGGCGCTGGATATATCTGGCGCGCCTATTCCATTGTCTCAGCCGAATATGCTGAGACATTAGAATTTTTTGTGGTACTGATTGAAAACGGGCCGATGAGTGCAAGGCTGGCACAGCTAAAAGCAGAAGACACCATCCTGCTTGATAAATCTGCATTTGGCTTTCTATTGCCCGGCCGCTTCACCGATGGTGAACAACTGGTTCTGCTCAGTACCGGCAGCGGCATCGCACCGTTTCTGTCTATGCTACAACAACCATCGGTGTGGGAGCGTTTTCAGCAAATCGGGCTGGTGCATTCTGTTTCTCACGCAAATGAATTAATTTTTAGCAATTATATCAAAGAATTAAATCATCATCCGCTGGTTGGTGAATATGTTGATAGATTATCCTACCAACCAGTGGTTACCCGTGAAAATGTCACAGGTGCACTGCATGAACGTTTACCACAATTATTGTCAAATGGTTCTCTAGCCAAGGGCTTACAGCTTGATTTTACTCCAGAAAAGACTCGGTTTATGCTATGTGGCAATCCAAGCATGGTAGCTGATACATTTCAGTCACTGCTGAATATGGGCTATAGCATGCATCGCAATAGAGTACCAGGGCAGATTATTATGGAAAATGGTTTTTAA
- a CDS encoding PLP-dependent aspartate aminotransferase family protein: MKFATQTIHSSYQPEEHNRALMPPIYQNSMFALHEIGENISFRYARISNPTRQVLEDTVAELENGCAGFAYASGMAGIDAVWRTFLRPGDTIVAVADIYGGAYDLLTEVYAQWGVNVIFADLTNPANLDSILAQTKVKMVWLETPSNPLLRLVDIAALCEKAKAAGAIVGMDNTFGTPYVQQPLNLGVDIVFHSATKYLCGHSDVLMGIVVVKDEAHARQLRALSIQTGGVAGPMDCALVLRGIKTLVVRMDRHLANAAELARRLKQHPAVEKVFYPGLPEHEHHDIACKQMKHGFGGVVSIYLRQNSREAANSVIKNLRLIRMAASLGGVESLINHSSSQSHSGMSKEVKEALGIREGLLRISAGIEDIEDIWEDISHALNTLI; encoded by the coding sequence ATGAAATTTGCCACACAGACCATTCATTCCAGTTATCAGCCTGAAGAGCATAACCGTGCTTTAATGCCGCCTATTTACCAAAATAGCATGTTTGCCCTGCATGAAATCGGCGAAAATATTTCGTTTCGTTATGCACGCATCTCCAACCCTACCCGTCAGGTGTTAGAAGATACGGTAGCCGAGCTGGAAAATGGTTGCGCTGGCTTTGCCTACGCCAGTGGTATGGCCGGAATTGATGCCGTGTGGCGTACTTTTCTGCGTCCAGGTGACACTATTGTGGCTGTAGCCGATATTTATGGTGGTGCCTACGACCTACTCACAGAAGTGTATGCCCAATGGGGCGTGAATGTTATTTTTGCAGACCTCACTAATCCAGCCAATCTGGATAGCATATTGGCACAAACAAAAGTCAAAATGGTATGGCTAGAAACTCCGAGTAACCCGTTATTGCGTCTGGTAGACATCGCTGCACTGTGTGAGAAAGCCAAAGCAGCCGGAGCCATTGTTGGTATGGACAATACCTTTGGCACTCCCTATGTTCAGCAACCGCTGAATCTAGGTGTAGACATCGTGTTTCATTCTGCTACCAAATATTTGTGCGGACATTCCGATGTATTAATGGGTATTGTCGTGGTTAAAGATGAAGCACATGCGCGGCAGTTGCGAGCACTGAGTATTCAAACCGGCGGCGTGGCCGGCCCAATGGACTGTGCGCTGGTATTACGCGGTATCAAAACTCTGGTTGTACGCATGGATCGGCATCTGGCCAATGCAGCTGAGCTAGCGCGCCGGCTGAAGCAGCATCCGGCGGTAGAAAAAGTGTTTTATCCCGGCCTGCCTGAACACGAACATCACGATATTGCTTGCAAACAAATGAAGCATGGCTTCGGCGGAGTAGTCTCCATCTACCTACGCCAGAACAGCCGCGAAGCGGCCAACAGCGTAATTAAAAACTTGCGCCTAATCCGCATGGCTGCTAGCCTTGGTGGCGTGGAAAGCTTAATTAACCATAGCTCCAGCCAGTCGCACAGCGGCATGAGTAAAGAAGTAAAAGAAGCATTAGGTATTCGGGAAGGTCTGCTGCGTATTTCTGCCGGCATCGAAGATATCGAAGATATCTGGGAGGATATCAGCCATGCACTCAATACCTTGATTTAA
- a CDS encoding cysteine hydrolase, translating into MTKANLTTLKSKTDDVKKSALVLIECQNEWLHPTGHLYQSFKDKDLFEDSIKNIESALVYARQIKMPIIHCGLRFQKGYPELANGKTGLRCAISHYGTFPIDTFNSQFYETLAPINEEFIVMGRTGSSGFAGSNLDVYLRNNNIETLYLVGYATNVCVESTFREAQDKGYLPVIISDATGTFDRIQQDHMLKYTVPHYGESITTGEFERLYDYS; encoded by the coding sequence ATGACAAAAGCAAATTTAACCACATTGAAATCAAAGACAGATGATGTAAAAAAATCTGCATTGGTTCTTATCGAATGCCAAAATGAATGGCTTCACCCAACAGGCCATTTATATCAGAGCTTTAAAGATAAAGATTTATTTGAAGATTCAATCAAAAATATTGAATCAGCTTTGGTCTATGCAAGACAGATTAAGATGCCAATTATTCACTGTGGTTTAAGATTTCAAAAGGGATATCCAGAATTAGCCAATGGAAAAACAGGCTTGAGATGTGCCATCAGTCACTATGGTACATTTCCTATTGACACTTTTAATTCACAATTTTATGAAACTTTAGCACCAATAAACGAAGAATTTATTGTAATGGGAAGAACTGGATCAAGTGGATTTGCTGGTTCCAATTTGGATGTTTATCTAAGAAATAATAATATAGAAACACTTTATTTAGTAGGATATGCTACTAATGTTTGTGTGGAATCAACTTTCCGTGAAGCTCAAGACAAAGGCTATCTTCCAGTCATTATTAGTGATGCAACTGGAACATTTGATAGAATTCAACAAGATCATATGCTGAAGTATACAGTTCCCCATTATGGTGAATCAATAACGACCGGCGAATTTGAGCGGCTATATGACTATAGCTAA
- the dsbD gene encoding protein-disulfide reductase DsbD has product MYHSFSRLRVCTDFLLKHLVLLSALLLVLSHAGLAAGNNGRLLPPEQAFVPQLNVHDNEIRVHFVIANGYYLYRNKILATTEPAGVLGAAQFNQSGKQKEDEFFGKQEVYYQHTDVVWRYNKGTQTEPYQLTLSYQGCAEAGICYPPVENTLTISRTGKYHIVPSSASTQPELDSFSSPPAIAPPPDWSGNSGSDSLFQLSRTTLITNLMTFFIAGMGLSLTACMYPLLPIVSAIVMGSRQKTTKWRAFLLSFVYVQGLAFTYTVVGIVTARTGAFLTGWLQQPAVVLSAAAILVILALSMFDLYSIQLPASWQAYFQRISNRFRGGHLLSVLVMGALSALIIGPCVAPPLAFALGYIGQSGDAALGGMALYVMALGTGVPLILISVFGVHILPRAGNWMTCVKYLFGLMLLGAATYIATPFLNYYLVIIIYTLLMVAPACYLGWQWYYAPKRRHWFTALAGILFLTSGIYFMTASVMHYVTPLHRFLTLTPPNGQHFGRYFTKPIHLRQAMQELFDKDPDKPVVVDFYADWCISCKEMTAFTLSNAAVRRVIEEDRFLQIDVTNNTPAQRHMLQQYGLYGPPGLFVVHSNGYRSKPLIGYVPAPELLSWYDKQVQKAQ; this is encoded by the coding sequence ATGTATCACTCTTTTTCTCGCTTGCGTGTCTGCACGGATTTCCTACTGAAGCATTTGGTGCTGTTATCTGCGCTGCTATTGGTTCTGAGCCACGCTGGGCTGGCTGCTGGTAATAACGGTAGACTGTTGCCGCCGGAACAGGCTTTTGTGCCACAGTTAAATGTACATGATAATGAAATACGGGTACATTTTGTTATTGCAAATGGCTATTATTTATACCGCAATAAAATTCTAGCTACTACTGAGCCGGCGGGCGTGCTCGGTGCCGCTCAGTTTAACCAGTCGGGAAAACAGAAAGAGGATGAATTCTTTGGCAAGCAAGAGGTTTATTACCAACATACTGATGTGGTCTGGCGCTATAACAAAGGCACACAAACCGAACCATATCAGCTGACCTTATCCTATCAGGGCTGTGCTGAAGCTGGTATCTGTTATCCGCCAGTGGAAAATACTCTTACCATCAGCCGCACTGGCAAATATCATATTGTCCCCTCTTCTGCGTCTACTCAGCCGGAGCTGGATAGTTTTAGCAGCCCTCCTGCTATTGCTCCACCTCCAGACTGGTCTGGCAATTCGGGCAGTGACAGTCTGTTTCAGTTATCCCGGACAACCCTAATTACCAATTTAATGACGTTTTTCATTGCCGGCATGGGTTTGAGCCTGACGGCATGTATGTATCCATTACTGCCGATTGTGTCGGCAATTGTCATGGGTTCGCGCCAGAAAACTACAAAATGGCGCGCATTTCTGCTGTCGTTTGTGTATGTGCAGGGGCTGGCTTTTACTTACACCGTGGTGGGTATTGTAACGGCACGTACCGGAGCTTTTCTCACCGGCTGGCTTCAACAGCCGGCAGTAGTGCTATCTGCAGCAGCAATATTGGTGATTCTGGCATTGTCGATGTTTGATTTATACAGTATTCAGCTACCCGCCAGCTGGCAGGCATATTTTCAACGCATCAGCAACCGTTTCCGTGGCGGTCATTTATTATCAGTACTGGTTATGGGGGCATTGTCGGCACTAATTATCGGTCCCTGTGTTGCACCGCCATTGGCTTTTGCGCTGGGCTATATTGGTCAGAGCGGTGATGCTGCTCTGGGAGGTATGGCACTGTATGTCATGGCACTGGGTACTGGTGTTCCACTGATTCTGATTTCCGTATTTGGCGTACATATCCTACCGCGTGCCGGAAACTGGATGACGTGTGTAAAATATTTATTCGGGTTGATGCTATTGGGCGCGGCCACTTATATTGCCACCCCGTTTCTAAACTACTATCTGGTGATCATCATTTATACCTTGCTGATGGTAGCACCGGCGTGTTATCTGGGCTGGCAGTGGTATTATGCCCCCAAACGCAGACACTGGTTCACAGCACTGGCCGGCATACTATTTCTGACTAGTGGTATTTATTTTATGACAGCCAGCGTCATGCACTATGTCACCCCGCTCCATCGCTTTTTGACATTAACACCGCCAAACGGCCAGCATTTCGGAAGATATTTCACTAAGCCAATTCATTTGCGACAGGCCATGCAGGAGCTGTTTGATAAGGATCCAGACAAACCGGTAGTCGTAGATTTCTATGCCGACTGGTGCATTTCCTGTAAAGAAATGACAGCGTTTACTTTAAGTAATGCTGCGGTCAGAAGAGTAATTGAAGAAGATCGCTTCTTACAAATCGATGTTACCAACAATACACCAGCGCAACGACACATGTTGCAACAGTATGGCTTGTACGGACCACCCGGTCTATTTGTGGTACACAGTAACGGCTATCGCAGTAAACCCTTAATTGGGTATGTACCAGCACCGGAATTATTAAGCTGGTATGACAAACAAGTACAGAAAGCACAATAA
- a CDS encoding J domain-containing protein — protein MHNYYDVLNVAPGASAEVIRAAYRALSQKYHPDRNPHNPQAHQRMAEINEAYNVLSDPEKRHHHDVWIARQSLQAHVSPALLARKQTPFAPPVLLPNHQDHVVDLHDHGHGWMWIVGIAILIAMGGVWWRLAYPPAENTPAQTGAPVLTAPNGQLFPLKAAYVSGYPVLRERGNNTIIVHASSLQSPVFAQLYELHAGKFTAIRSFYIPAGETFALHKIGDGDFSLQYQRINDGKWAVSDGIEIKNTEISRKYQDIDIRL, from the coding sequence GTGCACAACTACTACGACGTATTAAATGTAGCTCCCGGCGCGTCTGCAGAAGTGATTCGCGCCGCCTATCGGGCTTTGTCTCAAAAATACCATCCAGACCGCAATCCGCATAATCCGCAGGCACATCAGCGCATGGCTGAAATCAACGAAGCCTACAACGTGCTCTCGGACCCAGAAAAACGCCATCATCATGATGTGTGGATTGCGCGCCAGAGCCTGCAAGCACATGTGTCACCGGCCTTACTGGCTCGAAAGCAGACCCCGTTTGCTCCGCCAGTTTTGCTACCCAATCATCAAGACCACGTGGTTGACCTGCACGACCATGGCCATGGATGGATGTGGATAGTGGGTATCGCGATTCTGATAGCCATGGGTGGCGTGTGGTGGCGACTGGCCTATCCGCCTGCGGAAAATACGCCGGCGCAGACCGGCGCACCAGTGCTAACAGCACCCAACGGACAGCTTTTTCCGCTTAAGGCTGCCTATGTATCCGGTTATCCAGTTTTGCGTGAACGCGGTAATAACACCATCATCGTGCACGCCTCATCCTTGCAATCGCCGGTATTTGCCCAATTATACGAATTGCACGCTGGAAAATTCACCGCTATCCGCTCTTTTTATATTCCAGCGGGCGAAACCTTTGCCCTGCATAAAATCGGCGATGGCGACTTCAGCCTGCAATACCAGCGTATCAATGATGGTAAATGGGCAGTAAGCGACGGCATTGAAATCAAAAATACCGAAATCAGCCGCAAATATCAGGACATCGATATCAGACTCTAA
- the recC gene encoding exodeoxyribonuclease V subunit gamma: protein MLYVYQSNHLSDLAALLASVYQHTAEYSAWTPTEIVVQSQGMRRYLNHYLAQEHGIAANLHFSLPAAYIWQLTHKVLPDTPRLNPFQTDVLRWRLFSLFRSNDLQGAQLCLTAKALQSYLESSIQAPYHLAGKLADMFDQYLIYRNDWINNWQKKELVGLGEDEDWQAELWYWLSKETNSSHRADLMQEFLSQLREEHLPKRIFVFGIATLAPVYLHALQIMAQHTDVHVFAVNPSAEYWGNVLSADLLLEHQQADSSMVGHPLLASLGKQGRDFFDALNDLGEVVYMPPVYAECGDTADSLLHRLQNDIQCLHYPKQTDPPYVQQAYDNSIQIVSAHSCLRELQILKEQLMQDLATHPEWQPQDIAVLTPHIEPYLPFIHAVFGQSQGNIPALPYNIADVKISLQEPLLQLLEKLLQLMQSRFDIESIQPLLDESPLRAHFDLSDSDVELISRVWREQGVRWGIDTDMRHKYGGESKLFTWQQARERTVLGWLLPDDKRTALWQQQLPWFGDVGQTEILARGQQLIDCLIKHHSCWQSAASISDWIARTRLLLRDIADADSLAGQAMQQLETSLGEWQAQAELAQFECLIEPEIAIEHLQNYLSGTRQAGFLRGGITFCSMVPMRSLPFRCICLLGLNDGDYPRTTKSAAFDLIARHPRRGDRARRNDDRYLFLESILSAREKLYLSYIGKDIRKNEELAPSALLHELIDVLSAMTGCNPLQFNQQHIIRHPLQPFSYRYFNGDLNSSRSDYAKALNQKTVKPLPFYAATEEAELQPQEIDIETFIRFWRNPVRHWLQQQLQWQAPYQEAPVSAAEPFAIENSALIYNAYTRARQQHLDFNDVDAALAVSGLVPEGALGLVVSQTLRTQTLALDGEILFSPAVADIAFVFNHQQLQLNGNISHIHQCGQLLERSQAPTAPDNIELYLRHLLFCASATEFEQHTYELYPPQPRKLAALSRPDAQAQLALWLDYYQLGQYRPLPFFPKTSLSAARYWYKRRQKANTPAEYGSEERSAAFKMYIDSHNGKPQAEYPEVAQVFGRDDTLPIDSPLFWQLIEELLLPMMATLETAEKEQ, encoded by the coding sequence ATGCTGTATGTTTATCAATCCAATCACTTATCTGATTTAGCTGCACTTTTGGCCAGCGTGTATCAGCACACCGCCGAGTATTCAGCATGGACGCCGACTGAAATTGTAGTTCAAAGTCAGGGTATGCGCCGCTACCTTAACCACTATCTGGCTCAGGAACACGGCATCGCAGCCAATCTGCATTTCAGCCTACCAGCTGCTTACATCTGGCAGTTAACTCATAAAGTACTACCTGACACGCCCAGACTCAATCCTTTTCAGACAGATGTGCTGCGTTGGCGCCTATTCAGCCTGTTTCGTAGCAATGATTTACAGGGAGCGCAATTATGCCTGACTGCCAAAGCATTGCAATCATATCTTGAAAGCAGTATACAGGCACCCTACCATCTTGCCGGCAAACTTGCAGATATGTTTGACCAATATTTAATTTATCGCAATGATTGGATAAATAATTGGCAAAAAAAAGAATTAGTTGGCCTTGGAGAAGATGAGGACTGGCAGGCAGAATTATGGTATTGGCTAAGCAAAGAAACCAATTCTTCCCATCGTGCCGACCTAATGCAAGAATTTTTGTCACAGCTGCGAGAAGAACACCTACCGAAACGTATTTTTGTTTTTGGCATTGCCACTCTGGCACCAGTCTATCTACACGCTTTGCAGATAATGGCACAGCACACAGATGTACATGTGTTTGCAGTGAATCCCAGTGCCGAATACTGGGGCAATGTCCTTTCTGCTGATTTACTGCTCGAGCATCAGCAAGCGGATTCAAGTATGGTCGGCCATCCACTACTCGCCAGTCTGGGAAAACAGGGACGTGATTTTTTTGATGCACTCAATGATTTAGGCGAAGTGGTGTACATGCCACCAGTTTATGCAGAATGCGGCGACACTGCCGACAGCCTGCTACACCGGCTACAAAACGATATTCAGTGTCTGCACTATCCGAAACAGACCGACCCACCTTATGTACAGCAAGCTTATGATAATTCTATACAGATTGTGTCTGCACACTCCTGCTTACGTGAGCTGCAAATTCTGAAAGAGCAGTTGATGCAGGATTTAGCCACACATCCAGAGTGGCAGCCACAGGACATTGCCGTACTCACTCCGCATATCGAGCCTTATTTACCGTTCATTCATGCGGTATTTGGTCAATCTCAGGGCAACATCCCTGCACTGCCCTACAACATTGCTGACGTAAAAATCAGTTTGCAGGAGCCATTACTGCAATTGCTGGAAAAACTCTTGCAACTCATGCAAAGCCGCTTCGACATCGAAAGCATACAGCCTTTATTAGACGAATCACCGCTGCGCGCACATTTCGATTTAAGTGACAGCGACGTGGAACTAATTAGCCGTGTCTGGCGAGAACAAGGTGTGCGATGGGGCATAGACACAGATATGCGCCATAAATATGGCGGTGAAAGCAAACTTTTTACTTGGCAGCAAGCACGAGAACGAACTGTACTAGGCTGGCTGCTGCCAGACGATAAACGCACTGCCCTGTGGCAGCAACAATTGCCATGGTTTGGCGATGTTGGTCAGACAGAGATTCTAGCTCGGGGACAACAATTAATTGATTGTCTGATTAAGCACCACAGCTGCTGGCAAAGCGCTGCCAGCATCAGCGATTGGATTGCCCGCACACGCCTGCTCCTGCGCGATATAGCCGATGCAGATTCTCTGGCTGGTCAAGCCATGCAGCAATTGGAAACCAGCCTTGGCGAATGGCAGGCACAAGCAGAGCTGGCACAATTTGAGTGTCTAATTGAGCCAGAAATTGCCATAGAGCATTTACAGAACTATCTATCCGGCACTCGTCAGGCCGGCTTTTTACGGGGTGGCATCACCTTTTGCAGTATGGTGCCGATGCGCAGTCTACCCTTTCGTTGCATTTGCCTACTTGGTCTAAACGATGGAGACTACCCGCGTACCACTAAATCCGCTGCTTTCGATTTGATTGCCCGCCATCCACGCCGAGGCGACCGTGCACGCCGCAATGACGACCGCTATCTGTTTCTCGAATCCATTTTGAGTGCACGGGAGAAACTCTATCTGTCATATATTGGTAAAGATATACGCAAAAACGAAGAGTTGGCACCTTCTGCCCTACTGCATGAGCTAATAGATGTACTGTCGGCTATGACGGGCTGCAACCCGTTGCAGTTCAATCAGCAACATATCATTCGTCATCCATTACAACCGTTTTCCTATCGATATTTTAATGGAGACCTGAACAGCAGCCGCTCTGATTATGCCAAAGCTTTGAATCAAAAAACTGTCAAGCCACTGCCATTTTATGCAGCCACAGAAGAAGCCGAATTACAACCACAAGAAATTGATATTGAAACGTTTATCCGTTTCTGGCGCAATCCGGTACGCCATTGGCTACAACAACAATTGCAATGGCAGGCACCGTATCAAGAAGCACCGGTCAGCGCCGCAGAACCATTTGCCATTGAAAACAGCGCCTTAATCTATAATGCTTACACGCGCGCGCGCCAGCAGCATCTGGATTTTAACGACGTGGATGCAGCATTGGCGGTCAGCGGACTGGTGCCAGAAGGCGCGCTTGGTTTAGTTGTCAGCCAGACTTTACGCACTCAAACACTCGCTCTGGACGGTGAAATACTGTTTAGCCCCGCTGTAGCCGATATCGCTTTCGTTTTCAATCATCAACAGCTTCAGCTTAATGGCAACATCAGCCATATACACCAGTGCGGACAATTACTCGAGCGCTCTCAGGCGCCCACCGCACCAGATAACATTGAATTGTACCTGCGCCATTTGCTTTTTTGCGCCAGCGCCACAGAGTTTGAACAGCATACCTACGAGCTATACCCGCCCCAGCCACGCAAGCTAGCCGCACTAAGCCGGCCGGATGCACAGGCGCAACTGGCCTTATGGCTGGATTATTACCAGCTTGGGCAATACCGGCCACTGCCGTTTTTTCCGAAAACCAGTCTCAGTGCCGCCCGCTACTGGTATAAGCGCCGACAAAAAGCCAACACTCCAGCAGAATATGGCTCGGAAGAACGCAGCGCAGCTTTTAAAATGTATATAGACAGCCACAACGGCAAACCGCAGGCCGAATATCCCGAAGTAGCCCAAGTATTCGGCCGTGACGACACCCTGCCGATTGACAGCCCGCTGTTTTGGCAGCTGATTGAAGAACTACTTCTGCCAATGATGGCCACGCTGGAAACAGCCGAAAAAGAACAATGA